The DNA segment TGGGCCCGGAACATTCTTGCGGCGGTGCTGACCTGGGTTGGCCGACCGGCGGGAGGGCGGCGGCGGGTGTCAGGGAGGCAACTGCCGTCTGCTCCAGCTTGCACGCGGCGTGCATCATGAACTGACCGAGCATCTTGCAGTCGTCGCTGTCGGTAATGACCCCACCCCCTTCCGTCGCGATCCGCCTGCAGCCCGCTCCTCTCCCACTCCACGCCGGCCCCGCCATGTGTGCGTCGGTGCATCCGGTCGCCATCGTGGGGCAGAATCGCTTCCGGCCGTCCCTGCAGAGGCGTCCCGGACAGCAGACGAGGAAACAGTGACTGACACCGAGCAAGCCGACCGGCCGGACCCTCTCCGCGCCGCGCACCGCAAGGTCGGCGGAATCCATGTCGTGACCTTGCACGGCGAGATCGATCACGACGTCGAGGGCATCTTCCGCGATGCCCTGCTGGGAACCGCTGAAGCAGCACCGGCGCGGATCGTCGCCGACCTCAGCGGGGTGAGCTTCATGGACTCCACCGGCATCAACATCCTCATCGCCACCCATCTGCGGACAACGCAGGCACAGGGGTGGGTGCGCATCGCCGGTGCCCAGCAACCCATACAGCGCCTCCTGCAGGTCACCGGAGTCGACGCTTTCATCCCCTGCCACCCGACGACCGAGCAGGCTGTGGCCTCCTGACAGCGCCCCACGCCGAATCGGAGCACTGGCATGTGCAGGGGTCGAGCCGTCAGCCGAAGACTCACCGCAGTGGGCGAGGTCTTCCGGCGGCCTGCTGAGGCCCCCACCCCCTTCGCCAGGGCCGCCCGCGAAACCTCTGAGACCCCGCCCGCCGCAGGCCCTCCCCTGGTGTCACCACCGCGCAGACTCCGGCCGTCACCCCGACACCGGCCGACGAACCTCTCCGAGCCGACGGCGAAGCACACGACCGGCACTCCCCCGACCCCGGGCCGGCGCACGTCGCCGCCAGGATCCGGGCCGCCCGCAACGGCCGCGCCACGACGGTTCCCCTCCTCCGCAGCGACAGCCTCTTCCACCTGCGCCGGCTACGGGCCCGCGGAGAGCAGGCGCGTGTCTGCGTACTCGGCGCGATGAGCGCCCCGCCCGGCGTCTGCGAGGGCGACCGTGTCGCCGTGGCAGACGGCTCCGAGATCGCCGCTAAGGCGTGTGACCTGGTCGAACGTCGTGCGGTCCACAGACCGGCGGTCGCGCACGTCTCACAGGACCGGGGCATCCACAACGAGGCCGTGCGCGGCCGGGTCCGCCGCGCCGAGACCGAACCGCGGCGAGCAGAACGCGGTCGGGGCGCACTCGCGGTGAGGAGCACCCCGGCGGGTCGGTCTGCTGACACCCCGGCACTTGATGGGGTGCGGGTCGGCTACGGGTTCACGCACATGGCGTAGAGCCCGAAGTCGGCGTTGCTCCGGCCGTCCGTGGTCTGCGCCCACCAGCCGTCGTTCGAGCCGGTCTCCGCCGCCCTGGCAGGCCGGCCGGCGAAGGTGCTGCCCCCTACGCGTTCGGTTCCCTCGAGGCCACCGCCGGTGATGATCTTTCCGGCGGGGCACTTGAGGAGGCCGCCGACCGGGTTCTCGTCCGTACCGGCGCAGCGGTGGAGCGAGAGGTCGTGCACGGGCAGCGAGCAGATCGCGTAGACCGTCGCGTTCGTCGTGGCGCTGCCGAGGTCGTAGCCGCCGACGGACCACTCGTTCACCTGGGAGGAGCCGGCGCCGTAGGTGGGGCAGGACGAGCTGAGGCCCGTCCTGCCTCCCTGGTTTTCGCCACCGCCACCAATGACGGCCTTCCCCACCGGGCAGGAGGCTGTGGCGGTCTGCCCGGCGGGTGCCCGGGCTCGGCGCACCGGCTACCAGCAGGGGGACGACGGGCCCGAGCTGGGCCGGCAAGGTCTGGGGCCAAGGAGGATTCCGGCCAACCGCGCGCCGGGGGAGGCCACGCGCGGGGCCGTACGGGGGTGCCTCGAATCTGCCGAAGTGGCCCACGTCTACCGTCGTCTTCGTCGACGGGTGCCGGTCAGGGCGAGCTCCCGCGAGCAGGATCTTCCGTCCGTGAGACAAACCCGCCGAGTCGCCGTGGGTCTTCCACCGTCGCGTACCCGGCGGCGATCTCGTCGACCTGCCGGTAGCCGGTGCGCAGCAGAAAGGTGTTCAGGCGGCCGTGGGACTTGGCACCCAGGACGAAGAAGTCGGGCTCGGGGCTGCGGAGCTGGGCGATGCCGGTGGCCGGCTGAGTGAGGCAGTCACCGCCCGCCGCGCCGAGCAGGGCGGCGGAGAGGTTCATGGGGGCGCCGGTGGCGTAACACTCGTGGACCTGGAGCTGACGGTAGAGGGTGTGGTCGCCGGTGTAGCCGGTGAGCGACACGACGTGGTCGGCGAGCACCTCGCGCGGACCGTAGGCGGTGGCGAGGCGTACGAGTACGCGGTCACCGTCGGCGACGGTCGACAGCGAGTGGACGTGGGCTCCGGTGTGGACCGACACCCGGCGGTGTGCGCCCGATGCCAGAGCCTGTGCGGTGGAGACGAGTTCCTGGCGTCCGGGCAGAGTGTCGCCCGGGACGGCCCCCCAGTCGGGCGCGGGGCGGCGTACCACCCATTCGAGACGCGTCCCGGGGAGCGCGGCGAGGTCCCGCGCGGCGGTCTGGGCGGACTTCCCGGCGCCGACCAGGAGAACGGTTCCCGCCCAGCGGTCGAAGGAGCCGTTGACCGAGGGCAGGGTGCGGGTGATG comes from the Streptomyces sp. KMM 9044 genome and includes:
- a CDS encoding NAD(P)-binding domain-containing protein; this translates as MQQHQPHVAILGAGPVGLDAALACADAGWPFTVYEAADSAAAHVRDWGHVRLFTPWDLNVSRRMRAHLPHAPTGDACPTGDGLVDEVLSPLAQLPALKGRIRYRTPVAGVARAGLLKHEQIGTDTRAAAPFRLLLDAPDGEETAEASLVLDCTGTYSHPNTLGLGGIPAPGERALHSRITRTLPSVNGSFDRWAGTVLLVGAGKSAQTAARDLAALPGTRLEWVVRRPAPDWGAVPGDTLPGRQELVSTAQALASGAHRRVSVHTGAHVHSLSTVADGDRVLVRLATAYGPREVLADHVVSLTGYTGDHTLYRQLQVHECYATGAPMNLSAALLGAAGGDCLTQPATGIAQLRSPEPDFFVLGAKSHGRLNTFLLRTGYRQVDEIAAGYATVEDPRRLGGFVSRTEDPARGSSP
- a CDS encoding STAS domain-containing protein, encoding MTDTEQADRPDPLRAAHRKVGGIHVVTLHGEIDHDVEGIFRDALLGTAEAAPARIVADLSGVSFMDSTGINILIATHLRTTQAQGWVRIAGAQQPIQRLLQVTGVDAFIPCHPTTEQAVAS